A stretch of Aminivibrio pyruvatiphilus DNA encodes these proteins:
- the flgA gene encoding flagellar basal body P-ring formation chaperone FlgA, with product MNGKKKETRDALRSRLFFHLLAAAFLLAFAPAPVSAADLVLEMGTSAAVTSDPFLLSEAAHLTGDPELVRKAGSVTLPVPRNGILTRDALLAAMTGHGIGGIRLKLIMPPEVAVFLDESLSAVIKRLSGWEWQVEAEPLGPVPPGIPVAPPSVAPGTGSVTLKYDDGSGTERSLAVRLSWSRPAVVAARPVERGKVLDRDDVTVQAVRVLRSTPLASSVEEVLGAVARRNLSAGEPVALNLLSSAPIIQRGDPVIISVRKAGFRIEVRGEALDAGCLGDTIRVRNLQSRKVIQAVATAPGRVEVQTE from the coding sequence GTGAACGGAAAAAAGAAAGAAACGCGGGATGCTCTTCGGTCCCGCCTTTTTTTTCACCTTCTGGCCGCCGCCTTCCTGCTTGCTTTCGCCCCCGCTCCTGTTTCCGCCGCCGACCTTGTTCTTGAAATGGGGACTTCCGCGGCGGTAACCTCCGATCCCTTCCTCCTCTCCGAAGCGGCCCATCTCACCGGCGACCCGGAACTCGTCCGGAAAGCGGGCTCCGTGACGCTTCCCGTTCCCCGGAACGGCATCCTCACCCGGGACGCCCTCCTGGCCGCCATGACGGGCCACGGGATCGGGGGTATCCGTCTCAAGCTCATCATGCCCCCGGAAGTGGCGGTTTTCCTGGACGAGTCTCTCTCCGCCGTCATCAAAAGGCTTTCAGGATGGGAATGGCAGGTGGAGGCCGAACCCCTCGGGCCTGTGCCTCCGGGAATTCCTGTCGCCCCCCCCTCCGTCGCGCCGGGAACGGGGTCGGTCACGCTGAAATACGACGACGGATCGGGAACGGAGCGGTCCCTGGCGGTGAGGCTCTCCTGGAGCCGCCCCGCCGTGGTGGCGGCCCGCCCCGTGGAGCGGGGAAAGGTTCTGGACAGGGACGACGTGACGGTCCAGGCGGTCAGGGTCCTCCGGTCGACGCCCCTGGCGTCCTCGGTGGAGGAAGTTCTCGGCGCCGTGGCCCGGCGAAATCTTTCCGCCGGGGAGCCCGTGGCCCTCAACTTATTGTCCTCAGCGCCGATAATTCAAAGAGGGGATCCCGTCATCATCTCCGTCAGGAAGGCGGGGTTCCGCATAGAAGTCCGGGGAGAAGCCCTGGACGCCGGATGCCTGGGAGACACCATCCGGGTCCGGAACCTTCAGAGCAGAAAGGTCATCCAGGCGGTGGCGACAGCGCCCGGACGTGTGGAGGTGCAGACAGAATGA
- the flgG gene encoding flagellar basal-body rod protein FlgG, with protein sequence MLRSLWTSASGMIAQQTNLDVTTNNLANVNTAGFKRKRADFADLLYQINREPGAPVEPASMVPNGVQVGLGTRVVGTSRYMGQGNLQVTDQPLDVTIEGDGFFRVLLPNGEIAYTRAGNWNVDADGQVVNEDGLLLEPAIVIPEDATEIMISPEGLVTARIAGQEEAEEIGQIELTRFVNPGGLRAMGKNLFLESPASGAPIEGLPGADGLGQLHQGVLEMSNVQVVDEMVSLIIAQRAYEANSKGVQTADELLRIANGLKR encoded by the coding sequence ATGCTCAGATCCCTGTGGACAAGCGCAAGCGGAATGATCGCCCAGCAGACCAACCTGGACGTCACCACCAACAACCTGGCCAACGTGAACACCGCCGGATTCAAGAGAAAACGGGCGGACTTCGCCGACCTCCTGTACCAGATCAACCGGGAGCCCGGCGCTCCCGTGGAGCCCGCCTCCATGGTGCCCAACGGCGTACAGGTGGGACTCGGAACCCGGGTGGTGGGAACATCCCGCTACATGGGCCAGGGAAACCTCCAGGTCACGGACCAGCCCCTGGACGTTACCATCGAAGGAGACGGATTCTTCAGGGTGCTTCTTCCCAACGGCGAAATTGCCTACACCCGGGCGGGCAACTGGAATGTCGACGCCGACGGACAGGTGGTCAACGAAGACGGCCTTCTTCTCGAACCCGCCATCGTCATCCCCGAGGACGCCACAGAGATCATGATCAGCCCCGAGGGACTCGTAACGGCACGCATCGCCGGCCAGGAAGAAGCGGAAGAAATCGGCCAGATCGAGCTGACCCGGTTCGTCAATCCCGGCGGACTGAGGGCCATGGGGAAGAACCTCTTCCTCGAGTCGCCCGCCAGCGGAGCCCCCATCGAAGGCCTTCCCGGAGCCGATGGGCTCGGCCAGCTGCACCAGGGAGTCCTCGAGATGTCCAACGTCCAGGTGGTGGACGAAATGGTCTCCCTCATCATCGCCCAGAGGGCCTACGAGGCGAACTCCAAGGGAGTTCAGACGGCGGACGAACTGCTTCGCATCGCCAACGGCCTCAAGAGGTAG
- a CDS encoding flagellar hook-basal body protein produces the protein MHRGLYAAASAMIVQETMHDVTANNLANVSSSGFRKRIPVNKSFPEVLMDRVEKPSEDGAIKLVSAPFQLGFKGKFLIGDLSLANVMSETYMSTEEGAIQVTDAPLDAAILGEGYFTVQDGAGSLFYTRSGHFQRSAEGQLVTHDGMAVLGEGGPVEFGDAAEVSIGGGGQIIADGEIIDVLQVVTFPNPTYLRQAGRTTLAATENSGAPAALEAEEIRIEAGALEMSNVNVVEEMVRMVEAQRAYEASSKTLMTHDELTGKLITSFGRTS, from the coding sequence ATGCACCGAGGCCTCTATGCGGCCGCTTCAGCCATGATCGTGCAGGAGACCATGCACGACGTGACGGCCAACAACCTGGCAAACGTCAGTTCGTCGGGATTCCGGAAACGCATCCCCGTCAACAAATCCTTCCCCGAAGTGCTCATGGACCGTGTGGAAAAGCCTTCCGAAGACGGAGCCATCAAGCTGGTCTCCGCCCCCTTCCAGCTCGGCTTCAAGGGAAAGTTTCTCATCGGCGACCTCAGCCTCGCGAACGTCATGTCCGAGACCTACATGAGCACCGAGGAGGGGGCCATCCAGGTGACCGACGCCCCTCTCGACGCCGCCATTCTGGGCGAAGGCTATTTCACCGTCCAGGACGGCGCGGGCAGCCTTTTCTACACCCGGTCGGGCCATTTCCAGCGCAGCGCCGAGGGGCAGCTTGTCACCCATGACGGAATGGCAGTGCTCGGCGAAGGCGGCCCTGTGGAGTTCGGCGACGCGGCCGAAGTGTCCATCGGCGGGGGAGGTCAGATCATCGCGGACGGGGAAATCATCGACGTGCTCCAGGTGGTGACCTTCCCCAACCCCACCTACCTCCGCCAGGCGGGCCGGACCACCCTGGCGGCCACGGAGAATTCCGGGGCTCCCGCAGCCCTTGAGGCCGAGGAGATCCGGATCGAGGCAGGGGCGCTGGAGATGTCCAACGTCAACGTGGTGGAGGAGATGGTGCGGATGGTGGAAGCCCAAAGGGCCTACGAGGCGTCGTCCAAGACCCTCATGACCCATGACGAACTTACAGGCAAGCTGATCACGTCCTTCGGCAGGACCAGCTAG
- a CDS encoding rod shape-determining protein, whose translation MFGTDIGIDLGTATVLIYVKNKGIVLREPSVVAVDLDTGKILAVGYEAKNMVGRTPGSITSVRPLRDGVIADYTMTEAMLHHFMRRVQRGFSRFFRNRVMICVPSGATDVERRAVLEAAVEVGAKEAYLIEEPMAAAIGANLNVEEPRGKMVVDIGGGTTDIAVISLGGIVVSKSLRIGGDRFDEGIMRYLRKQYSLAIGEQTAENLKIMIGTCLQEEEETVMVLKGRDLVQGLPRQIEVSSASVSMAIGEMVQALIDGVRNVLELTPPELSADIIDRGIVLTGGGSLLRGLPDLITRHTGINCFTADDPMECVALGTGKALAEIDKLQALGRSGILVNKRKGRRRKF comes from the coding sequence GTGTTTGGAACGGATATCGGAATAGACCTTGGAACAGCAACCGTACTTATTTATGTAAAAAACAAGGGTATCGTCCTGAGGGAACCCTCCGTGGTGGCCGTGGACCTTGATACCGGGAAAATACTCGCCGTGGGCTACGAGGCCAAGAACATGGTGGGCCGCACGCCGGGAAGCATAACATCGGTCCGCCCGCTGCGGGACGGCGTCATCGCCGACTACACCATGACGGAGGCCATGCTGCACCACTTCATGCGCAGAGTCCAGCGGGGCTTCAGCCGCTTTTTCCGCAACCGGGTCATGATCTGTGTCCCGTCGGGCGCCACCGACGTGGAGCGCCGGGCGGTCCTTGAAGCCGCCGTGGAAGTGGGCGCCAAGGAAGCCTACCTCATCGAGGAGCCCATGGCGGCAGCCATAGGCGCCAATCTCAACGTGGAGGAGCCCCGGGGCAAAATGGTGGTGGACATCGGCGGCGGCACCACCGATATCGCCGTCATCTCCCTCGGGGGCATCGTGGTGTCCAAGTCTCTCCGCATCGGCGGCGACCGTTTCGACGAGGGCATCATGCGCTACCTCCGCAAGCAGTACAGCCTGGCCATCGGCGAACAGACCGCCGAGAACCTGAAAATAATGATAGGCACCTGCCTCCAGGAGGAGGAGGAAACGGTCATGGTCCTCAAGGGACGGGACCTCGTCCAGGGGCTTCCCAGGCAGATCGAGGTCTCCAGTGCCAGCGTTTCCATGGCCATCGGCGAGATGGTTCAGGCGCTGATTGATGGAGTTCGGAATGTTCTGGAGCTAACGCCGCCCGAACTCTCCGCCGATATAATAGACAGGGGAATCGTCCTCACGGGCGGCGGTTCGCTGCTGAGAGGCCTCCCCGACCTCATTACCAGGCACACGGGCATCAACTGCTTCACGGCGGACGATCCCATGGAATGCGTCGCCCTCGGTACGGGCAAGGCCCTCGCCGAGATCGACAAGCTCCAGGCCCTGGGAAGGAGCGGCATCCTCGTCAACAAAAGAAAGGGCAGACGACGGAAATTCTGA
- the truA gene encoding tRNA pseudouridine(38-40) synthase TruA: MRYAARVGYMGTAYSGWQRQAMGTGVQEKIEESLAALEGKPVTVTAAGRTDAGVHACGQVISFELEKEWRPDKLVLAVNFRLPPDIAVLEAARVLPGFDARRHALWREYRFFIWHGNALPPFLHGRVWWNRFRWDFEEVRRACALFEGDHDFRAFCKTAECPERTVRTIHTASVTRKGRLAVFTVRGNAFLTNMVRIMAGNLNAVGRGKKSVEWLKGLLGGQARENSAMTAPAEGLYLWKVSYGEGTPFGPYRVE, encoded by the coding sequence ATGCGCTACGCAGCCCGGGTCGGCTACATGGGTACGGCATATTCCGGATGGCAGCGCCAGGCCATGGGTACAGGCGTCCAGGAGAAAATCGAGGAGAGCCTTGCCGCTCTCGAGGGAAAACCCGTCACCGTCACCGCTGCCGGTCGCACCGACGCGGGGGTTCATGCCTGCGGCCAGGTGATCTCCTTTGAACTGGAAAAGGAATGGCGGCCCGATAAACTCGTCCTGGCGGTCAACTTCCGCCTTCCCCCGGACATCGCCGTCCTCGAGGCCGCCCGGGTACTCCCGGGATTCGACGCCAGGCGGCATGCCCTCTGGAGGGAATACCGCTTCTTCATCTGGCACGGAAACGCCCTGCCTCCCTTTCTCCACGGACGGGTCTGGTGGAACCGTTTCCGGTGGGATTTCGAGGAAGTCCGCCGGGCCTGCGCCCTTTTCGAAGGCGACCATGACTTCCGGGCGTTCTGCAAGACGGCCGAATGCCCGGAACGGACGGTGCGCACCATCCACACCGCCTCGGTCACGAGAAAGGGCCGTCTCGCCGTGTTCACCGTCCGGGGAAACGCCTTTCTCACCAACATGGTCCGCATCATGGCGGGCAACCTGAACGCCGTGGGGCGGGGAAAAAAATCCGTAGAATGGCTGAAGGGCCTTCTCGGGGGGCAGGCCAGGGAAAACTCGGCCATGACAGCACCCGCCGAGGGTTTGTACTTGTGGAAAGTGAGCTATGGGGAGGGTACCCCATTTGGCCCGTACAGGGTAGAATAG
- a CDS encoding energy-coupling factor transporter transmembrane component T family protein produces MKFFNHLTFGQYVPSESPVHRLDPRCKIIAVLVLLTGIFLAKHPAVFSVWGVLLACLTAGARLPFRLVLRSAKPVLILVLFTASIHIFFTSGTPLVSLGIVTISREGLILAAYMGLRLLFLVLFASFLTLTTRPMELADGLERLFSPFARFGFPAHELAMMMTIALRFIPTLLDETDRIMKAQLARGASFDRGGLWKRLKAFLPVLIPLFVIVFQRAEDLAVAMEARCYRGGTGRTRMSPLAWKAADTAALLLVPAVVILLVTIDRSLA; encoded by the coding sequence ATGAAATTCTTCAACCATCTCACCTTCGGCCAGTACGTTCCGTCGGAATCACCGGTGCACCGCCTCGACCCGCGGTGCAAGATCATAGCCGTCCTCGTCCTGCTGACCGGTATTTTTCTCGCGAAGCACCCCGCCGTCTTTTCCGTGTGGGGGGTCCTTCTCGCGTGCCTGACCGCAGGGGCCCGCCTTCCCTTCCGGCTCGTCCTGCGGTCGGCCAAACCCGTCCTTATCCTGGTGCTTTTCACCGCCTCCATTCATATTTTCTTTACCTCGGGGACGCCCCTCGTCTCCCTCGGCATCGTCACCATATCCCGTGAAGGTCTTATCCTTGCCGCCTACATGGGGCTCCGCCTTCTGTTCCTCGTGCTCTTCGCCTCATTCCTCACCCTGACCACCAGGCCCATGGAGCTGGCCGACGGGCTGGAACGGCTCTTTTCCCCCTTCGCCCGGTTCGGCTTTCCGGCCCACGAACTGGCCATGATGATGACCATAGCCCTCCGTTTTATCCCGACCCTCCTCGACGAGACGGACCGCATCATGAAAGCCCAGCTCGCCAGGGGCGCCTCCTTCGACCGGGGCGGCCTGTGGAAGCGGCTGAAGGCCTTCCTCCCGGTGCTGATCCCCCTGTTCGTCATCGTCTTCCAGCGGGCGGAAGACCTCGCCGTGGCCATGGAAGCCCGGTGCTACCGGGGCGGAACGGGCAGGACCCGCATGTCCCCCCTCGCCTGGAAGGCGGCCGATACGGCGGCCCTGCTCCTGGTTCCCGCCGTGGTCATTCTCCTCGTCACTATCGACCGGAGTCTCGCCTGA
- a CDS encoding ATP-binding cassette domain-containing protein, translated as MSITVSGLGHTYHPGTPLETRALRDISFEFPAGTWFSVVGHTGSGKSTLAQHLNGILLPMEGKIFIDGLEVKEKSPSLREIRRKVGLVFQYPEQQLFAETVSDELAFAPRNWGVPEEDIPGRVSAAAAQVGLDEGCLGRSPFHLSGGEKRKAAIASVLSSRPDYLVLDEPTAGLDSFSRKELTRLLSGLRNEGMGILLVTHDLDIALQMSDRILVLDGGRRIVCDTPAAVLDHLRTHPVPGLQLPEIAALSAALRERGKNVPLTWNWKEIKSALFGSQK; from the coding sequence ATGTCAATAACAGTATCCGGCCTCGGCCACACCTATCACCCGGGAACCCCCCTCGAAACCCGCGCCCTCCGGGACATCTCCTTCGAATTTCCCGCAGGCACATGGTTTTCCGTGGTGGGCCATACGGGAAGCGGCAAGTCTACTCTCGCCCAGCACCTGAACGGCATTCTCCTGCCCATGGAGGGGAAGATCTTCATCGATGGACTTGAAGTGAAGGAAAAAAGCCCGAGCCTCCGGGAAATCCGCCGGAAGGTGGGCCTGGTGTTCCAGTACCCCGAACAGCAGCTCTTCGCTGAAACGGTCAGCGATGAACTCGCCTTCGCACCCCGCAACTGGGGTGTTCCCGAGGAAGACATCCCCGGCCGGGTTTCGGCCGCCGCCGCCCAGGTCGGTCTTGACGAGGGATGCCTCGGAAGAAGCCCTTTCCACCTCTCGGGGGGAGAAAAACGGAAGGCCGCCATCGCCTCCGTCCTGTCCTCCCGGCCGGACTACCTCGTGCTCGACGAGCCCACCGCCGGCCTCGACTCCTTTTCAAGGAAGGAACTCACCCGCCTCCTGTCCGGACTCCGGAACGAAGGAATGGGCATCCTGCTGGTTACCCACGACCTGGACATCGCTCTCCAGATGAGCGACCGCATCCTTGTGCTGGACGGGGGCCGCCGGATCGTCTGCGACACCCCTGCCGCGGTGCTGGACCATCTCCGCACCCATCCTGTGCCGGGGCTGCAGCTTCCAGAGATCGCCGCCCTGTCCGCCGCCCTCCGGGAACGGGGAAAAAATGTCCCCCTCACCTGGAACTGGAAAGAAATCAAATCCGCCCTTTTCGGGAGTCAGAAATGA
- a CDS encoding ATP-binding cassette domain-containing protein — protein sequence MPRKTVCELRDVTFVYPGGAADSSGRARPALRNVTLSIYEGEWVALLGSNGSGKSTLAKHLNALLVPSQGDCLVYGLSTRDEKNVFPIRSTVAMVFQNPENQIVGTVVEEDAAFGPENQGVLPEEIVQRVEAALTVAGLLEKRKKPTYTLSGGEKQRLAVAGALAMDTPCLVLDEPTAMLDPAGRTELLRVLSNLHASGKTIVSITHRLEEILSCDRAVILHRGEIAWEGAVSDLFLSDLPFKEWGLDIPPLVSFWRDLRAEGRSVPPVPTVAAMADALCQ from the coding sequence ATGCCCCGAAAAACGGTATGCGAACTCCGGGATGTGACTTTCGTCTATCCCGGAGGAGCGGCCGACAGCTCCGGCCGTGCCCGCCCCGCCCTGCGGAACGTGACGCTTTCCATATATGAGGGGGAGTGGGTGGCACTGCTCGGAAGCAACGGATCAGGCAAATCCACCCTTGCGAAGCACCTGAACGCCCTGCTGGTACCCTCGCAGGGCGATTGTCTTGTATACGGTCTTTCCACCAGGGATGAGAAAAACGTCTTCCCTATCCGGAGCACCGTCGCCATGGTCTTCCAGAACCCGGAAAACCAGATCGTGGGCACCGTGGTGGAGGAGGACGCGGCCTTCGGACCGGAAAACCAGGGAGTCCTCCCCGAGGAAATCGTCCAGCGGGTGGAGGCCGCCCTGACCGTGGCCGGACTGCTTGAAAAGCGGAAAAAACCGACCTACACCCTCTCGGGAGGAGAAAAACAGCGGCTCGCCGTGGCCGGTGCCCTCGCCATGGACACACCGTGCCTCGTTCTCGACGAGCCCACGGCCATGCTCGATCCCGCCGGGCGGACCGAGCTTCTCCGTGTTCTCAGCAACCTCCATGCCTCGGGAAAGACCATCGTCTCCATCACCCACCGCCTCGAGGAAATTCTCTCCTGCGACCGGGCGGTCATCCTTCACAGGGGGGAAATCGCGTGGGAGGGAGCCGTTTCCGATCTTTTCCTCTCCGACCTTCCCTTCAAAGAGTGGGGGCTCGACATTCCCCCTCTCGTGTCTTTCTGGCGCGACCTCAGGGCAGAGGGGCGTTCCGTTCCTCCTGTTCCCACGGTGGCGGCCATGGCCGACGCACTATGTCAATAA
- the rplQ gene encoding 50S ribosomal protein L17, with the protein MRHRMDSRTLGRYGSHRRAMLSNMAASLFLEESITTTVTRAKELRRYAERLITRAKGGTIHDRRIVRSKMAHKEAAIKLFDDLAKRYASRPGGYTRIIKTGNRHGDGSPMAVIALVD; encoded by the coding sequence ATGAGACATCGTATGGATAGCCGGACGCTCGGCCGGTATGGCAGCCACAGAAGGGCCATGCTGTCCAATATGGCGGCCAGCCTTTTCCTTGAAGAGAGCATCACCACCACCGTCACCCGGGCAAAGGAGCTCCGCCGGTACGCCGAGCGGCTCATCACCCGGGCCAAGGGCGGCACCATCCACGACCGGCGCATCGTCCGGTCCAAGATGGCCCACAAGGAAGCCGCCATCAAACTTTTCGACGACCTTGCAAAGCGGTATGCCAGCCGGCCGGGCGGATACACCCGCATCATCAAGACAGGGAACCGTCACGGCGACGGCTCCCCCATGGCGGTCATAGCCCTGGTCGACTGA
- a CDS encoding DNA-directed RNA polymerase subunit alpha gives MRPEIRIEESNPTFAKVHIEPLERGYGATLGNSLRRVLLSSIRGAAISSVRIDGVLHEFSTIPGVREDVIEILLNLKHVPVRSFSSEVRVLHLEVEGAGTVTAADIQPDSEVEFVRPDAPICTMEEGARLSMQIYVEQGVGYASMERPRPPYLPVDALMVDAIFSPVLKVNYDVEAARVGQRTDYERLVLQVWTNGVHTPESTVCEASKILRGYFANFVEDMEKKHPEERAEQDAPASQGGADAAAERSGEEDDYLARPVRDLELSIRSENCLLRGGIHTIGDLMSKTREDLLKIRNLGKISLREIEEKMEKLGAIISGDKGDTKSTKED, from the coding sequence ATGCGGCCTGAAATCCGAATCGAGGAAAGCAATCCCACCTTCGCGAAGGTTCATATCGAACCCCTTGAGCGTGGATATGGAGCTACCCTTGGCAATTCGCTCCGCAGGGTTCTCCTTTCCTCGATCAGGGGAGCGGCCATATCGTCGGTCCGCATTGACGGCGTGCTCCATGAGTTCAGCACCATCCCCGGAGTCCGGGAAGATGTCATCGAGATACTGCTGAACCTCAAGCATGTTCCGGTGCGCTCCTTCAGCAGTGAAGTACGGGTGCTCCACCTGGAAGTGGAGGGGGCGGGAACCGTGACGGCCGCCGACATCCAGCCCGACAGCGAAGTGGAGTTCGTCAGGCCCGACGCTCCCATCTGCACCATGGAGGAAGGCGCCAGGCTTTCCATGCAGATCTACGTGGAACAGGGCGTGGGGTACGCTTCCATGGAACGTCCCCGCCCCCCGTATCTTCCCGTGGACGCCCTTATGGTAGACGCCATCTTTTCACCTGTCCTGAAGGTGAACTACGATGTGGAAGCCGCCCGGGTGGGCCAGCGGACCGACTACGAACGGCTCGTGCTCCAGGTCTGGACCAACGGGGTCCATACGCCGGAGTCCACCGTATGCGAAGCGTCGAAGATCCTGCGGGGGTACTTCGCGAATTTCGTGGAGGACATGGAGAAGAAGCACCCCGAGGAAAGGGCCGAACAGGACGCTCCCGCTTCCCAGGGCGGAGCCGACGCGGCTGCGGAACGCTCCGGCGAAGAGGACGATTATCTCGCCCGGCCCGTCCGTGACCTTGAACTCTCCATCCGCAGCGAGAACTGCCTTCTCAGGGGCGGAATCCACACCATAGGCGATCTCATGAGCAAAACCAGGGAAGACCTGCTGAAGATCCGCAACCTCGGCAAGATTTCCCTCCGGGAGATCGAAGAGAAAATGGAAAAGCTCGGAGCCATCATCTCGGGCGACAAGGGCGATACAAAGTCAACTAAGGAGGATTAA
- the rpsD gene encoding 30S ribosomal protein S4: MSRYIGPSCRQCKAEGTKLFLKGDRCYSAKCAITKSEAGANTRMKKGRPRTKISEYGIRLREKQKLRRFYGMNEAQFHRIYEIANKMSGQTGHNFLQLLERRLDNVVYRLGFATSRKQARQLVLHGHFLVNGKRVDIPSFLVSAGDVVAAAEKSRETALLKENAEVAAARTVPQWLEVNSEKIEGKIIALPARDQIDAPVTEQLVVEFYAR, encoded by the coding sequence ATGAGCAGATATATAGGGCCTTCGTGCCGTCAGTGCAAGGCTGAGGGAACCAAGCTCTTCCTGAAGGGCGACCGTTGCTATTCCGCGAAGTGCGCCATCACGAAAAGCGAGGCCGGAGCCAACACGAGGATGAAAAAGGGACGCCCCCGGACAAAGATCAGCGAATACGGGATCCGTCTCCGGGAGAAGCAGAAGCTCCGCCGGTTCTACGGCATGAACGAAGCGCAGTTTCACAGAATTTACGAGATCGCGAACAAGATGTCCGGTCAGACCGGCCACAACTTCCTGCAGCTTCTCGAGCGCAGGCTGGATAACGTGGTCTACCGTCTCGGCTTCGCCACCAGCAGAAAGCAGGCGAGGCAGCTTGTTCTTCACGGACACTTTCTCGTGAACGGCAAAAGGGTGGACATCCCCAGCTTCCTTGTCAGTGCAGGCGATGTAGTCGCCGCCGCAGAGAAGAGCCGCGAAACGGCCCTCCTGAAGGAAAACGCGGAAGTTGCCGCCGCCCGTACCGTGCCCCAGTGGCTCGAGGTCAATTCCGAGAAGATTGAAGGAAAGATCATCGCGCTTCCCGCGCGTGACCAGATTGATGCGCCTGTGACCGAACAGCTCGTCGTCGAGTTTTATGCCAGATAA
- the rpsK gene encoding 30S ribosomal protein S11, which yields MAKRTVRKGKRKERKNISYGVAHIYSTFNNTIVCVSDKGGNILAWASGGNVGFKGTRKSTPFAAQIAATQVAKAVQEHGVQEIDVVVKGPGPGRESAIRSLQAAGLQVNMIKDTTPIPHNGCRPPKRRRV from the coding sequence GTGGCCAAGCGTACGGTCCGTAAAGGGAAACGCAAGGAAAGAAAGAATATCAGCTATGGTGTCGCCCACATCTATTCCACGTTCAACAATACCATCGTCTGCGTGAGCGACAAGGGCGGCAACATTCTCGCATGGGCTTCCGGCGGAAACGTGGGCTTCAAGGGAACGAGAAAGTCCACCCCCTTCGCTGCCCAGATCGCCGCGACCCAGGTCGCCAAAGCTGTTCAGGAGCACGGAGTCCAGGAGATCGACGTGGTCGTCAAGGGCCCCGGCCCCGGCCGCGAGTCCGCCATCAGGTCGCTCCAGGCGGCAGGGCTCCAGGTGAACATGATAAAGGACACCACCCCCATTCCTCACAACGGCTGCCGTCCTCCGAAGCGGCGCAGAGTGTAG